The Halalkalibaculum roseum genome window below encodes:
- a CDS encoding zinc-dependent alcohol dehydrogenase family protein → MKAMVLEEQGDKLKLKDIQRPEPGRSQILLKVKTCGICRTDLHILDGDLDSPKLPLVPGHQIVGTIEKIGDGVTGFKKGQIVGVPWLGKTCGKCDFCENGQENLFDRAKFTGYDIDGGFAEYAVADAHFCFPLPQDYPEVQAAPLLCAGLIGYRSFRKIGNGEKIGFYGFGSAAHILTQVANYRNRKVYAFTRPGDTKTQEFALEKGAVWAGSSNEMPPDKLDAAIIFAPVGPLVPQALKSLKKGGKVVCAGIHMSDIPSFPYNILWEERSVESVANLTRKDGTEFLELAPKVPIESKVTVYPLEKANEALQDLREGNFEGSAVLHIS, encoded by the coding sequence ATGAAAGCTATGGTTCTGGAAGAGCAGGGAGATAAGCTTAAGCTCAAAGATATACAGAGACCTGAGCCCGGCCGTTCTCAAATTCTCCTCAAAGTAAAGACCTGTGGCATTTGCAGGACGGATTTGCACATACTGGATGGTGACCTTGACAGCCCAAAACTTCCCTTGGTTCCGGGTCACCAAATAGTAGGTACCATAGAAAAAATCGGTGATGGCGTAACCGGTTTCAAAAAAGGCCAAATAGTAGGGGTCCCCTGGCTGGGTAAAACCTGTGGGAAGTGCGATTTTTGTGAAAACGGCCAGGAAAACTTATTTGACCGGGCAAAATTTACCGGTTATGACATAGATGGAGGTTTTGCCGAGTATGCTGTGGCCGATGCCCATTTTTGCTTCCCCCTTCCACAGGATTATCCCGAAGTTCAGGCCGCTCCCTTGCTTTGTGCCGGCCTGATAGGGTACCGTTCCTTCCGAAAAATCGGTAACGGAGAAAAAATCGGTTTTTATGGTTTTGGTTCGGCTGCCCATATACTTACCCAGGTAGCAAACTACCGTAACCGGAAGGTCTATGCATTTACCCGACCCGGCGATACAAAAACACAGGAATTTGCACTTGAAAAAGGCGCTGTTTGGGCGGGCTCCTCAAATGAAATGCCGCCTGACAAACTGGATGCTGCCATTATTTTTGCCCCGGTAGGTCCCTTGGTACCCCAGGCACTCAAGTCTCTGAAGAAGGGAGGTAAAGTCGTTTGTGCCGGAATTCATATGAGTGATATTCCTTCCTTCCCCTACAACATATTATGGGAAGAGCGATCCGTTGAATCGGTTGCCAATCTCACCCGTAAAGACGGCACCGAATTTCTTGAATTGGCTCCAAAAGTACCTATTGAAAGTAAAGTTACCGTCTACCCCCTGGAAAAAGCCAATGAAGCCCTGCAAGATCTGAGGGAGGGCAACTTTGAGGGCTCAGCAGTACTTCATATCTCCTGA
- a CDS encoding YceI family protein produces the protein MKTFNYKHFGLLAVLFLVVSAFTNAPVEEKLNATEWKIDQAHSNLNFEVTHFFTPVNGKFHDYTSEIYFSPDNLEESSINVEVMVNSIDTNNEKRDGHLQSDDFFNAEQYPKMTFSSNKITSEGDNQFVAHGKLTIKDVTKEVQLPFTLLGVQDHPMKENTKVAGIKGNLTIDRTDYDVGVGDWAATAVVGDEVSIDFALELNTPSENS, from the coding sequence ATGAAAACCTTTAACTACAAACATTTTGGCTTATTAGCCGTGCTTTTCCTGGTTGTCAGTGCATTTACCAACGCACCTGTGGAAGAGAAGTTAAATGCCACGGAATGGAAAATTGACCAAGCCCACAGCAACCTGAATTTTGAAGTTACCCACTTCTTCACCCCGGTTAACGGAAAGTTCCACGACTATACCTCAGAAATTTACTTTAGTCCGGATAACCTGGAGGAGAGCAGCATCAATGTAGAAGTAATGGTAAACAGCATTGATACCAACAATGAAAAAAGAGACGGACATCTTCAGTCCGACGATTTCTTCAATGCTGAGCAGTATCCAAAGATGACTTTCTCCAGCAACAAGATCACCAGCGAAGGTGACAACCAATTTGTTGCCCATGGGAAATTGACCATCAAGGACGTCACAAAAGAAGTTCAGCTTCCGTTTACACTTCTGGGTGTTCAGGATCATCCCATGAAAGAGAACACCAAAGTTGCCGGTATCAAAGGTAACCTTACCATAGATCGTACCGATTATGACGTAGGTGTCGGCGACTGGGCTGCAACTGCTGTAGTAGGTGATGAGGTGAGCATTGACTTTGCTCTTGAATTGAATACTCCGTCAGAAAACAGCTAA
- a CDS encoding DASH family cryptochrome translates to MSKTLLWFRNDLRIHDNEALKRASESEEMIPVYCFDPRHFSETSFGFNKTGPFRTSFLIESVSDLRSNLKELGATLIVRTGKPEEVIPLMVKEYGIDTIYAHKEVTSEEVRVEDNLADSADVPIEWFYGSTLFHLDDIPYDYDSIPKVFTNFRKQVEKKSSVRDLQTPPEKLKMIEGIKPGEIPTVPELGVEPQIKDERVVLPFEGGETEALKRLQHYFWEQDRLKSYKFTRNQLLGANYSSKFSPWLANGSLSPRKIFHEVKKYEEERKKNVSTYWMVFELIWRDYFRFSAHKYGNKIFFAGGIQDKGRNWSTDRETFQQWARGETGIPFIDANMRELNQTGYMSNRGRQNVASFLAQNLNIDWRMGAEYFESLLIDYDVCSNYGNWMYNSTVGQDPRNRYFNIANQAEKYDSDGDYVRHWLPELKNVPDEHIHEPHKLSQEEQEDAGIDIGVDYSEPMIDLEASYQEIRNRE, encoded by the coding sequence ATGAGCAAAACACTGCTTTGGTTCCGAAATGATTTGCGAATTCATGATAACGAGGCTCTAAAACGGGCTTCGGAAAGTGAAGAAATGATACCGGTGTATTGCTTTGATCCGCGTCATTTTTCCGAAACATCATTTGGATTCAACAAAACCGGTCCCTTTCGAACTTCATTTCTTATTGAAAGCGTCAGTGATTTGCGAAGCAACCTGAAAGAGCTTGGGGCTACCCTCATTGTTAGAACAGGCAAACCGGAAGAAGTCATACCCCTGATGGTGAAAGAGTACGGCATCGACACCATCTATGCTCACAAAGAGGTCACCAGTGAAGAGGTTCGTGTGGAAGATAACCTTGCTGACAGTGCTGACGTCCCTATTGAATGGTTTTATGGGTCCACGCTCTTCCATCTGGATGACATACCCTATGATTATGATTCCATCCCCAAGGTGTTCACCAATTTTCGCAAACAAGTGGAGAAGAAAAGCAGTGTCAGGGATTTGCAAACACCTCCTGAAAAGCTAAAGATGATAGAGGGAATAAAACCGGGTGAGATTCCTACTGTTCCCGAATTGGGTGTAGAGCCGCAAATAAAAGACGAACGAGTAGTGCTACCATTTGAGGGTGGAGAAACCGAAGCCCTAAAGCGGCTTCAACACTATTTTTGGGAACAGGACCGGTTGAAAAGTTATAAGTTTACCCGCAATCAGCTGCTTGGGGCTAATTATTCCTCCAAATTTTCTCCCTGGCTGGCAAATGGAAGTCTCTCTCCTCGAAAAATATTTCACGAAGTGAAAAAATATGAGGAGGAGAGAAAAAAGAACGTTTCCACCTACTGGATGGTATTCGAACTTATCTGGCGGGACTACTTCCGTTTTTCAGCACATAAGTACGGCAATAAAATCTTTTTTGCCGGAGGAATTCAGGATAAAGGCCGGAATTGGTCGACCGATCGAGAAACATTTCAGCAATGGGCACGTGGTGAAACCGGGATTCCTTTCATCGATGCCAACATGCGAGAACTGAATCAGACTGGCTATATGTCGAATCGCGGTCGTCAAAATGTGGCCAGCTTTTTAGCACAAAATCTGAATATAGACTGGCGTATGGGGGCGGAGTATTTTGAATCCCTACTAATAGATTATGACGTCTGCAGTAACTATGGAAACTGGATGTACAACAGCACGGTTGGACAGGATCCGAGGAATCGCTATTTCAATATTGCCAATCAGGCTGAAAAGTATGACTCCGACGGAGATTACGTAAGACATTGGCTACCTGAATTAAAGAATGTGCCTGATGAGCATATTCATGAACCGCACAAGCTAAGCCAGGAGGAACAAGAGGATGCAGGCATCGATATCGGCGTGGATTATTCTGAACCTATGATTGACCTGGAAGCATCCTATCAGGAGATTAGAAACAGGGAGTGA
- a CDS encoding sugar phosphate isomerase/epimerase family protein — protein MNRRTFLFQSTALAAGAMIFPTACARNSNSKSTDMMAPGLQVYTIREALAEDFQGSMQRIADLGYVNIELFAYGDGQYFGNSIPEVKTMMSDMGLQVKSSHVATGWTSPDAVGTMTNNWEQTVQDAAELGQDYIVLAYLTEEERQSMDDYKKVAELLNSCGETAKNAGLQMAYHNHAFEFETMDDQVPYDLLLSECDEDLVKFELDLYWTRRAGVDPIAYFEKHSGRFPLWHVKDMAAGEDQFFAAVGEGVIDWENMFSHAETAGLDYYFVEQDATRSGEPFKEIEKSIGYLENIL, from the coding sequence ATGAACCGCAGAACCTTTTTATTTCAAAGTACTGCCCTGGCAGCAGGAGCCATGATATTTCCAACCGCCTGTGCCCGAAACAGCAATAGCAAATCCACCGACATGATGGCACCCGGCTTGCAGGTATACACCATACGGGAAGCCCTGGCCGAAGATTTCCAAGGATCCATGCAGCGTATTGCCGACTTGGGTTATGTCAATATAGAGTTGTTTGCCTACGGTGACGGACAATACTTTGGGAATTCTATTCCGGAAGTAAAAACCATGATGTCTGACATGGGCCTCCAGGTAAAAAGCAGTCACGTAGCAACGGGATGGACGAGTCCTGATGCTGTCGGTACCATGACCAACAACTGGGAACAGACTGTACAGGATGCTGCCGAGCTGGGCCAGGATTATATTGTACTGGCCTATTTGACCGAGGAGGAAAGGCAGTCTATGGATGACTACAAGAAAGTGGCCGAGCTGTTAAACAGTTGCGGGGAGACAGCCAAAAATGCCGGGCTTCAAATGGCTTACCATAATCACGCCTTTGAATTTGAGACTATGGATGACCAGGTTCCCTATGACCTGCTTCTTAGTGAATGTGATGAGGACCTGGTAAAATTTGAATTGGACTTATACTGGACCAGAAGAGCGGGTGTGGACCCCATAGCTTACTTTGAAAAGCATTCCGGACGATTTCCACTGTGGCATGTGAAAGACATGGCAGCCGGGGAAGATCAGTTTTTTGCGGCAGTTGGCGAAGGGGTTATTGACTGGGAAAACATGTTCAGTCACGCCGAAACAGCAGGTCTGGATTATTACTTCGTGGAACAAGATGCCACCAGGAGCGGTGAACCTTTTAAAGAGATAGAAAAAAGTATCGGGTATTTAGAGAACATTCTATAA
- a CDS encoding DUF2256 domain-containing protein — protein sequence MAHKKPHLPEKICPVCGRPFSWRKKWENNWEEVEYCSERCRRSRNRIDKKKPGSNEPGYHMYFFFD from the coding sequence ATGGCACACAAGAAACCACACCTGCCTGAAAAAATATGTCCGGTATGCGGACGACCGTTTAGCTGGCGAAAAAAATGGGAGAACAACTGGGAAGAGGTAGAATACTGCAGCGAGCGATGCAGAAGGTCCAGGAACCGGATTGATAAAAAAAAGCCCGGCTCTAATGAACCGGGCTACCATATGTATTTCTTTTTTGATTAG
- a CDS encoding tRNA-binding protein: protein MIDFEDFEKIDIRCGTIIKATEHEKAHNAAYILHIDFGKLGEKVSSAQLTENYQPAELLGVQVVAVVNFPPKRIAGLKSEVLVLGVLNEESGTVLLTPERRVKNGSRIA, encoded by the coding sequence ATGATTGATTTCGAAGATTTTGAAAAGATTGATATCAGGTGCGGTACAATTATAAAAGCCACTGAGCATGAAAAAGCACATAATGCAGCCTATATATTGCACATAGATTTTGGGAAACTTGGGGAAAAGGTGAGCTCGGCACAGTTAACCGAAAATTATCAACCGGCTGAACTGCTAGGCGTGCAGGTTGTCGCAGTAGTTAATTTTCCGCCAAAAAGAATTGCCGGGTTGAAATCTGAAGTGCTGGTCTTGGGAGTGCTGAATGAAGAATCCGGAACGGTGCTTCTGACACCCGAACGGAGGGTTAAGAATGGATCCAGGATAGCATAA
- a CDS encoding cobalamin-binding protein, which translates to MKEDSQRIVSLLPSTTEIICALGRKSNLVGRSHECDYPASVTNLPVCTEPKFEPDGTSYQIDRRIKALLENGLSVYRVDADVLSALNPDVIITQDHCEVCAASLHEVRQAVQEFLDDDVSIISVSPNNLNGVFNAIREIAGALGTESEGEEVIAQMQSGFEQISKKTAGRPTKNICCLEWMDPLMAAGNWVPELVDIAGGRELGAVAGKHSPVLEWGNLLELNPEILAVVPCGYSIDQTLSDMNTLTDQKEWKQLDAVRYEKVYILDGNQFFNRPGPRLTDSAEIFAEILHPDIFKATHLNDGWIPYSH; encoded by the coding sequence ATGAAAGAGGATTCACAGAGAATTGTTTCGTTATTGCCCAGCACCACTGAAATCATTTGTGCGCTTGGCAGAAAAAGTAATCTGGTGGGACGGTCTCACGAATGTGACTATCCCGCCTCTGTCACAAATCTACCGGTTTGTACTGAACCGAAATTTGAGCCTGATGGTACCAGCTACCAAATCGACCGGCGGATCAAGGCGCTTCTGGAGAATGGCTTATCGGTGTATCGTGTGGATGCCGATGTCCTTTCCGCCTTGAATCCTGATGTGATCATTACCCAAGACCATTGTGAGGTTTGTGCGGCGTCGCTGCATGAAGTCAGGCAGGCAGTGCAAGAGTTTCTCGATGATGACGTATCAATAATTTCCGTTTCTCCGAATAATTTAAACGGGGTATTCAACGCTATACGAGAAATTGCCGGAGCTCTTGGCACGGAATCTGAAGGGGAGGAAGTTATTGCTCAGATGCAGTCAGGCTTTGAACAAATCAGTAAGAAAACAGCCGGCAGACCCACAAAAAACATCTGCTGTCTGGAGTGGATGGACCCGCTGATGGCGGCCGGTAATTGGGTTCCCGAGCTGGTTGATATTGCAGGCGGACGAGAACTGGGCGCTGTTGCCGGTAAGCACTCGCCGGTATTGGAATGGGGAAATCTGCTTGAGTTAAACCCTGAAATACTCGCCGTGGTACCTTGCGGCTACTCCATTGATCAGACTTTATCGGATATGAATACCTTGACCGATCAAAAAGAATGGAAGCAACTTGACGCGGTCAGGTATGAAAAAGTATATATACTGGATGGGAACCAGTTTTTTAATCGTCCGGGACCTAGACTCACCGATTCGGCCGAAATATTTGCAGAAATCCTGCATCCTGATATTTTCAAAGCAACGCATCTTAATGATGGCTGGATACCTTATAGCCATTAA
- a CDS encoding DoxX family protein — MRRRDFAPYHHIGILILRIGLGIMMMLHGYPKLFGGPEMWADLGTATQSIGIDFAPVFFGFMASITEFFGGLFLLLGLFFRPALLFLIIVMIVAAASHIAAGDGFTDISHSVELAIVFTGMLFIGAGEYSLDNKLNNRNRRRY; from the coding sequence ATGCGAAGACGAGATTTTGCTCCCTACCATCATATTGGCATATTAATTCTAAGAATTGGTCTCGGCATCATGATGATGCTGCACGGCTATCCCAAATTATTCGGCGGACCTGAAATGTGGGCGGACCTGGGAACCGCAACGCAATCCATAGGCATTGATTTTGCCCCTGTCTTTTTTGGTTTCATGGCAAGTATTACTGAGTTTTTCGGCGGTCTGTTTTTGCTGCTTGGTCTCTTCTTCCGACCCGCCCTGCTGTTTTTAATAATAGTCATGATTGTCGCAGCCGCAAGTCATATTGCTGCCGGTGATGGGTTTACTGACATCTCTCACAGTGTGGAACTGGCTATCGTCTTTACCGGCATGCTGTTTATCGGGGCAGGCGAATACAGCCTGGATAATAAACTCAACAACCGCAACCGCCGAAGATATTAA
- a CDS encoding FAD-binding domain-containing protein — protein MGKESINIVWFKRDLRLRDHAPLVNASNEQAPTLLLYLFEPMLIESNHYGDRHWRFVYESLVEMQQELQDYNLKLHIACQDASELFRDLNRIYKIKCVFSHEETGIDLTFKRDKKLKKWFREEGIRWIESPTNAVQRGLMHRKNWRSNWQEIIDQPAEDPGLGLIQGVAESAKLKDILQSSRITKRFKQPNPNFQQGGEAAAWNTLNDFMFARAKNYNNNISAPGPARYGCSRLSPHLTWGNLSIRQVYRFSKEYYTDSGSKRDLRSFQSRLRWHCHFIQKFESEPRMEFENLNRGYNDLRGKVEREKVQAWKMGTTGFPMIDACMRSVKQTGYLNFRMRAMLVSFLTHHLWQPWQTGARFLGRQFLDFEPGIHYSQFQMQAGTMGVNTIRIYNPVKQSKDHDPDGLFIKEWVPELKDVPAELIHEPWQLSSMEQEMYDCRLGKDYPKPIIDDIKKSYKRASEQLWNKKKEQEVKQENKRILNKHVKKRRKTS, from the coding sequence ATGGGTAAAGAGAGCATCAATATTGTATGGTTTAAGCGTGACTTGCGTCTTCGTGATCACGCACCTTTAGTTAATGCTTCCAACGAGCAAGCCCCAACCTTACTGCTCTATTTATTTGAGCCTATGCTCATTGAATCCAATCACTATGGCGACCGGCATTGGCGTTTTGTCTATGAATCCCTTGTGGAGATGCAACAGGAACTGCAAGATTACAACCTCAAACTGCATATAGCTTGTCAGGATGCTTCAGAGCTCTTTCGGGATTTAAACCGGATTTATAAGATTAAGTGCGTGTTCAGCCATGAGGAAACCGGCATCGATTTGACCTTTAAGAGAGATAAGAAACTGAAAAAGTGGTTCCGGGAAGAGGGAATTCGATGGATAGAAAGCCCTACCAATGCCGTTCAGCGTGGACTGATGCACCGAAAGAACTGGCGGAGTAACTGGCAGGAGATCATAGATCAACCGGCTGAGGATCCTGGTTTAGGGCTGATTCAGGGAGTCGCCGAATCTGCCAAACTTAAAGATATACTGCAATCCTCCCGGATCACCAAAAGATTTAAGCAGCCAAACCCTAACTTTCAGCAGGGCGGGGAAGCGGCAGCCTGGAACACGCTCAATGATTTTATGTTCGCTAGAGCGAAGAATTATAACAATAATATTTCGGCACCGGGCCCTGCACGATATGGTTGCAGCCGGCTCTCACCGCACCTGACCTGGGGTAATCTATCCATCCGCCAGGTGTACCGCTTTTCAAAAGAATATTATACTGACTCCGGATCGAAAAGAGATCTTCGAAGTTTTCAGTCGCGACTCCGGTGGCACTGCCATTTCATCCAGAAGTTTGAATCTGAGCCGCGAATGGAATTTGAAAACCTGAATCGTGGCTACAACGACTTGCGAGGCAAGGTTGAGAGGGAGAAAGTTCAGGCCTGGAAGATGGGTACCACAGGTTTCCCGATGATTGATGCCTGTATGCGTTCGGTAAAACAAACCGGCTATCTGAACTTTAGAATGCGTGCTATGCTGGTCTCATTTCTGACCCATCATCTCTGGCAGCCATGGCAGACCGGTGCACGATTTCTGGGAAGACAATTTCTGGACTTTGAACCCGGCATACACTACTCCCAGTTTCAAATGCAGGCGGGTACGATGGGGGTAAATACCATTCGTATCTATAATCCTGTTAAGCAGTCAAAAGATCACGATCCCGATGGTTTATTCATCAAGGAGTGGGTACCGGAACTTAAGGATGTCCCTGCAGAACTGATCCACGAACCCTGGCAACTCAGTAGCATGGAGCAGGAAATGTATGATTGTCGATTAGGCAAAGACTATCCCAAACCTATTATCGATGATATCAAAAAGAGCTATAAACGTGCCAGTGAACAGTTATGGAATAAGAAAAAAGAGCAGGAAGTGAAACAGGAGAACAAGCGCATCCTGAATAAACATGTGAAGAAGCGAAGAAAAACGAGCTGA
- a CDS encoding DJ-1/PfpI family protein yields MSGRKILMLVGDFGEDYEIMVPFQALQMVGHKVHAVCPGKKSGEAVKTAIHDFEGDQTYTEKPGHNFALNATFDNVNPAEYDALVISGGRAPEYLRREDGVLDMVRHFFEEDKPVAAVCHGLQILSAADVIEGRTLTAYPACGPEMQAAGANYKDVDVTEVVVDGKLVTSPAWPGHPKWLAAFLEVLGTKVTHREPAKV; encoded by the coding sequence ATGAGTGGAAGAAAAATATTGATGCTGGTCGGAGATTTTGGAGAAGATTACGAAATCATGGTGCCCTTCCAGGCACTGCAAATGGTGGGACACAAGGTACATGCAGTGTGTCCGGGTAAGAAATCGGGCGAAGCCGTTAAAACCGCCATTCATGACTTTGAAGGCGATCAGACCTACACCGAGAAGCCGGGACATAATTTCGCGCTCAATGCTACATTCGATAATGTTAATCCCGCTGAATACGATGCCTTGGTTATTTCGGGTGGTAGAGCGCCTGAATACCTTCGCAGGGAAGACGGCGTGCTCGACATGGTTCGCCACTTCTTTGAGGAAGACAAACCTGTGGCTGCTGTTTGTCACGGACTGCAGATTCTCTCTGCTGCCGATGTCATTGAAGGCAGAACCCTCACTGCTTACCCGGCTTGCGGTCCCGAAATGCAGGCTGCCGGTGCCAACTATAAAGACGTAGATGTCACTGAGGTGGTAGTGGATGGCAAACTGGTAACCTCTCCTGCATGGCCTGGCCATCCCAAGTGGCTTGCCGCCTTCCTTGAAGTACTGGGAACCAAAGTCACCCATCGGGAACCGGCAAAGGTCTAA
- a CDS encoding DUF4168 domain-containing protein, giving the protein MNFFKKTVPFVLGMILMAGSAFAQGQQMQQMQNAQADSVSDEELQMFVDTAQELQSIQQGFQSEVQQMVQEEDMTFQRFQQIMMSQQNPQMAQKVEVTDEEQAVIKEMQPELQKMQQQVNQEQMSAIQDNGLTPQRFQQIAQAVQSDPQMMQRFQQMSADSASGGGE; this is encoded by the coding sequence ATGAATTTTTTCAAGAAAACAGTTCCTTTTGTATTAGGAATGATACTGATGGCCGGTTCCGCTTTTGCGCAAGGTCAGCAAATGCAACAGATGCAAAATGCCCAGGCCGACAGTGTCTCTGATGAGGAACTACAGATGTTTGTAGATACCGCACAGGAATTACAAAGCATTCAGCAGGGTTTTCAAAGCGAAGTGCAGCAGATGGTGCAGGAAGAAGATATGACCTTCCAGCGCTTTCAGCAGATCATGATGAGTCAGCAAAACCCGCAGATGGCTCAAAAGGTTGAAGTTACTGACGAAGAGCAAGCTGTTATCAAGGAGATGCAGCCAGAGCTTCAGAAAATGCAGCAGCAAGTAAATCAAGAACAGATGTCAGCCATACAGGATAACGGTCTTACGCCTCAGCGCTTTCAGCAAATTGCGCAGGCTGTTCAATCTGATCCGCAGATGATGCAACGCTTCCAACAGATGTCAGCTGATTCAGCTTCAGGTGGCGGTGAATAA
- a CDS encoding NUDIX domain-containing protein: MPKTSAGIMLFRRKPHLQVLLAHPGGPYWWNKDEGAWSIPKGEVEDKEELLDAAKREFEVELGFIPEGDYISLGSVKQKGGKTVHAWAVDYQIPDDFIFDPNEFEVEWPPESGKKEFFPEIDQIEYFSPFEAKKKINPAQAEFISRLIHKCSSQER; encoded by the coding sequence ATGCCTAAAACCAGTGCCGGAATCATGCTCTTCCGAAGGAAGCCTCACCTGCAGGTGCTGCTGGCCCACCCCGGAGGACCCTACTGGTGGAATAAAGACGAGGGTGCATGGTCGATACCCAAGGGAGAAGTAGAAGATAAGGAGGAACTCCTGGATGCGGCCAAGCGAGAGTTTGAAGTAGAGCTGGGTTTTATCCCGGAAGGCGACTATATCTCACTGGGTTCAGTCAAGCAGAAGGGCGGCAAAACCGTCCATGCATGGGCCGTAGACTATCAGATTCCCGATGATTTCATTTTTGATCCGAATGAGTTTGAAGTAGAGTGGCCACCTGAATCAGGAAAGAAGGAGTTCTTTCCCGAAATCGATCAAATTGAATACTTCTCTCCCTTTGAAGCCAAGAAAAAAATAAATCCCGCCCAGGCTGAATTTATAAGCCGGCTGATCCATAAATGCAGCAGCCAAGAACGCTAG
- a CDS encoding DUF3253 domain-containing protein: protein MPQQKIIKKSIVELAKQRGRGKTFCPSEAARAVEPGDWRSFMDEVRDAALQLREEGKVDIEQNGEKLTGDTFSGPIRLRLSG, encoded by the coding sequence ATGCCGCAGCAAAAAATCATCAAAAAGTCCATTGTGGAACTGGCCAAGCAGCGCGGTAGGGGAAAGACCTTTTGTCCCTCAGAAGCAGCTCGTGCAGTTGAACCGGGTGATTGGAGATCGTTTATGGATGAGGTTAGGGATGCAGCGCTGCAGTTGCGTGAAGAGGGAAAAGTTGATATCGAACAGAACGGAGAGAAGCTGACCGGTGATACGTTCTCCGGCCCGATACGGCTTCGTCTTTCCGGGTAG
- a CDS encoding SDR family NAD(P)-dependent oxidoreductase — protein sequence MERKAVIIGATSGIGRALAEELHSRGYALGLTGRRVERLEELKNSLGKNVKIQFMDVTKTRDAIDQLEMLIRELKHMDIIVLNAGVSNFRGSTMWKTEKRVIDVNIRGFTALANYSFDYFEKKGNGHIVGISSVAGHFGYGLSAAYNASKAFVSTYLQGYRQRANHSKADIAVTDIIPGFVESEMTDGKPGMFWVAGKDKAARQIANAIESRKNRAYITKRWWLVGWVLKLVPNWVLDRI from the coding sequence ATGGAAAGAAAAGCGGTCATTATTGGAGCAACATCGGGTATTGGACGAGCTCTGGCTGAGGAACTGCATTCCCGAGGTTATGCCCTTGGTTTAACGGGGCGCCGAGTGGAAAGGCTTGAAGAGTTAAAAAATTCCTTAGGCAAAAATGTCAAAATTCAATTCATGGATGTCACCAAAACCCGTGATGCCATCGACCAGTTGGAAATGCTTATCCGGGAACTCAAGCATATGGATATCATCGTATTGAATGCCGGCGTATCCAACTTTCGGGGAAGCACCATGTGGAAAACGGAGAAACGGGTAATTGATGTAAATATTCGCGGTTTTACAGCGCTGGCTAACTACTCTTTTGATTACTTTGAAAAAAAGGGTAATGGGCATATTGTTGGAATCTCTTCCGTGGCGGGTCATTTCGGATATGGACTGTCTGCTGCCTACAATGCATCCAAAGCTTTTGTGAGCACCTACCTGCAAGGTTATCGCCAAAGAGCCAACCACAGCAAGGCGGATATTGCCGTCACCGATATTATTCCCGGATTTGTAGAGTCAGAGATGACCGACGGCAAACCCGGCATGTTCTGGGTAGCCGGCAAGGATAAGGCAGCAAGACAAATCGCCAATGCCATCGAATCCCGTAAAAATCGAGCCTATATAACCAAACGTTGGTGGCTGGTCGGCTGGGTCCTGAAGCTAGTCCCAAACTGGGTCCTCGATAGAATCTAA